In Chitinophaga nivalis, a single genomic region encodes these proteins:
- a CDS encoding putative sensor domain DACNV-containing protein yields the protein MPYSNTGKVAVQKPENLALKVYEHFHDIGLQRPSKALLEEFFDCLFYASLEREEGQEIRVTVTYYNPRSQPARQDKEDGWSFVQLDKPIPLNVSSLVKLAKAADPWSGSVAVSHINQTLSIVGLIDQAVHLQSYLNLEEEARPEQPGLFQAFVTGIGSITVMRNLHVIASFKKGTLITDYLDVLSRKGQVFELITRIAENTAVKVARKMKENGLEAVPQPELVVSCRVLYIRSLKRILTRIKNYAHGGAMLITPGQTDLKRKYGITYDRITQTIIKIIYNKQLPPEEQTDMQALTRELKGAIRFVASQSCVDGLVLLDTSFVVKGFGVVIDTKDGPEKVYQSLNINFNPEKTAIIVPNHFGTRHRSMFSYCYYHPGSLGFVVSQDGDIRAITRVGTKIVIWENILIQKGKATPRKK from the coding sequence ATGCCTTATTCAAATACCGGCAAAGTTGCCGTACAAAAGCCAGAAAATCTTGCGTTGAAAGTGTATGAACACTTTCATGATATCGGTCTGCAGCGTCCTTCCAAAGCATTGCTGGAGGAATTCTTCGACTGTTTGTTTTACGCCAGTCTGGAAAGAGAAGAAGGACAAGAGATCCGCGTAACGGTTACTTATTACAATCCGCGTTCGCAGCCCGCCCGGCAGGATAAAGAAGACGGCTGGTCCTTTGTACAGCTGGATAAGCCCATTCCATTGAATGTAAGCAGTCTGGTGAAACTGGCCAAGGCGGCTGATCCCTGGAGTGGTTCCGTAGCGGTTTCCCATATTAATCAAACCCTCAGTATCGTAGGGCTGATCGACCAGGCAGTACACCTGCAGAGTTACCTGAACCTGGAAGAAGAAGCCCGGCCGGAACAACCCGGCCTGTTTCAGGCTTTTGTTACCGGGATTGGTTCCATTACTGTCATGAGAAACCTGCATGTAATCGCCAGTTTCAAAAAAGGCACCCTGATTACCGATTACCTGGACGTGCTGTCGAGAAAAGGACAGGTCTTTGAACTGATTACCCGGATAGCGGAAAATACGGCTGTAAAAGTAGCCCGGAAAATGAAGGAAAACGGCCTGGAAGCAGTGCCTCAACCCGAGCTGGTGGTCAGCTGCCGCGTACTTTATATCCGGAGCCTCAAGCGCATTCTTACCCGTATCAAAAACTACGCACACGGCGGCGCCATGCTGATTACACCCGGCCAGACCGACCTGAAAAGGAAATATGGGATCACCTACGACCGGATTACCCAAACCATCATCAAAATCATTTATAACAAACAGCTGCCCCCTGAAGAGCAAACCGATATGCAGGCCCTCACCCGCGAATTAAAAGGCGCCATCCGTTTTGTGGCCTCTCAATCCTGCGTAGATGGCCTCGTATTGCTCGATACCAGCTTTGTTGTAAAGGGGTTTGGCGTGGTCATTGACACCAAAGACGGTCCGGAAAAGGTGTATCAGTCACTCAATATCAATTTCAATCCGGAGAAAACGGCGATCATTGTACCCAATCATTTCGGTACCCGGCACCGGTCTATGTTCTCCTATTGCTATTATCATCCAGGCAGTCTGGGCTTTGTGGTATCGCAGGATGGCGACATTCGTGCCATTACCCGGGTAGGTACCAAAATAGTGATCTGGGAAAACATCCTGATACAGAAAGGGAAAGCCACCCCGCGGAAAAAATAA
- a CDS encoding 5-carboxymethyl-2-hydroxymuconate Delta-isomerase, with the protein MPHFVIDCSAAILQQKTPEEIMQAVYDVAESTGLFADGDIKVRINPFTHFKLGPTKENFIHVFGNIMGGRSITQRSELSHLVISKLVQLFPDVPIISMNVQEFEKATYCNRSMI; encoded by the coding sequence ATGCCTCATTTCGTAATAGATTGTTCTGCCGCTATCCTCCAGCAAAAAACACCGGAAGAAATTATGCAGGCAGTATATGATGTGGCCGAATCTACCGGCCTGTTTGCAGACGGCGATATCAAAGTCCGGATTAATCCGTTTACTCATTTTAAACTGGGACCTACCAAAGAAAACTTCATCCATGTATTCGGCAATATTATGGGAGGCAGGTCTATTACCCAGCGATCGGAGCTTTCGCATCTGGTCATCAGTAAACTGGTACAGCTGTTTCCCGATGTGCCCATCATCTCTATGAATGTACAGGAGTTTGAAAAAGCGACTTATTGTAACCGCTCGATGATCTGA
- a CDS encoding RrF2 family transcriptional regulator has translation MFSKACEYAIRAMIYIAQKGNAGHKVGVKEVAEGIDSPEHFVAKILQQLSRKNLVQSLKGPNGGFFMEADALQTSLADIVLAVDGDGLFTQCGLGLKYCSEKNPCPIHEQYKAIRCLTKDMLERTKVSEFNELLNKGVLHLRK, from the coding sequence ATGTTTTCAAAAGCGTGTGAATATGCCATCCGGGCAATGATATATATAGCCCAGAAAGGGAATGCCGGCCATAAGGTGGGCGTGAAGGAAGTGGCGGAAGGCATTGACTCACCGGAACACTTTGTGGCGAAAATATTACAGCAGCTAAGCCGGAAAAATTTGGTGCAGTCCCTGAAAGGGCCCAACGGCGGTTTTTTTATGGAGGCAGATGCCCTGCAGACTTCTCTGGCGGATATTGTACTGGCGGTAGATGGAGACGGCCTCTTTACCCAATGCGGGCTGGGACTGAAATATTGCTCCGAAAAAAATCCCTGTCCCATTCATGAACAGTATAAGGCTATCCGCTGTCTGACCAAAGACATGCTGGAACGTACCAAAGTAAGTGAATTTAATGAGCTGCTGAATAAAGGTGTTTTACATCTCCGGAAATAA
- the hmpA gene encoding NO-inducible flavohemoprotein translates to MTTAQQHMILATVPVLREANVLLTTHFYKRMFQHNEELKHVFNMGNQQSGKQQTALAMTLLAYAENIENPAVLLPAINNIAHKHTSLQIQPAQYAIVGHHLLASIAEVLGQAATPAILDAWAAAYHQLATWMQGHEAAMYEQQAATPHSWTGWRTFTVRKKIAVSAEITSFYLYPADGGKVPRHQPGQFISLRLFLPEIALFQIRQYSISSAPNNDYYRISVKRETASQPDRNGMISNYLHDAVSENDNVEIAAPAGTFILQDTTRPAMFISGGVGLTPFMSMLETLLQQEEIPQVIWMHGCREAAVHAFKAELIQWEKEHESLTQKVFYNKVTAADIREGIHEGYPDIHQMNIAQHPAHMHYYLCGPGVFITKQYQDLLAAGISRDHIFYEEFGPQVLSLSTS, encoded by the coding sequence ATGACAACAGCACAACAACACATGATCCTGGCTACCGTGCCGGTGTTAAGAGAGGCGAATGTATTACTGACCACGCATTTTTATAAGCGGATGTTTCAGCACAACGAGGAGTTGAAACATGTGTTCAATATGGGGAATCAGCAAAGCGGCAAACAACAGACGGCGCTGGCAATGACGTTGCTGGCATACGCAGAAAACATTGAAAATCCCGCTGTACTGTTGCCTGCGATCAACAACATCGCCCATAAACATACCAGTCTGCAGATACAGCCGGCGCAATATGCCATAGTAGGACATCACCTGCTGGCTTCTATAGCGGAAGTGTTGGGCCAGGCAGCTACACCGGCTATCCTGGATGCATGGGCCGCTGCTTATCACCAACTGGCCACCTGGATGCAGGGCCATGAAGCAGCCATGTACGAACAACAGGCAGCTACACCCCACAGCTGGACTGGCTGGCGCACTTTTACCGTCAGGAAAAAGATAGCCGTATCGGCAGAAATCACGTCCTTTTATCTTTATCCGGCAGATGGCGGAAAAGTACCGCGGCATCAACCCGGACAGTTCATCAGCCTCCGGTTATTTTTACCGGAAATCGCCTTATTCCAGATCCGTCAATACAGCATTTCTTCTGCGCCTAACAACGACTATTACCGTATTTCCGTAAAGCGGGAAACAGCATCGCAACCGGATAGGAACGGGATGATCAGTAACTACCTGCATGATGCGGTGAGCGAGAACGACAATGTGGAAATAGCTGCACCGGCAGGCACTTTCATCTTACAAGACACCACGCGCCCGGCGATGTTTATCAGTGGCGGGGTAGGACTGACGCCATTTATGAGTATGCTGGAAACCTTGCTGCAGCAGGAGGAAATCCCACAGGTGATATGGATGCATGGTTGCCGGGAAGCAGCAGTACATGCCTTTAAAGCGGAGCTGATACAATGGGAAAAGGAGCATGAAAGTCTGACACAAAAAGTATTTTATAACAAAGTCACGGCGGCAGACATACGGGAAGGCATACACGAAGGATATCCGGATATTCATCAAATGAATATCGCCCAACATCCGGCACATATGCATTACTACCTCTGTGGCCCGGGTGTCTTTATCACGAAACAGTACCAGGACCTGCTGGCAGCAGGCATCAGCCGGGACCATATCTTCTATGAAGAATTCGGCCCGCAGGTACTTTCGCTGTCCACATCCTGA
- a CDS encoding MBL fold metallo-hydrolase, protein MTHIETPGFIHYPAGAIALTVVTDGVVHYDSDCFAPGIPREAVQQVLQERPVAANGFALTHNILVIKSDSRIILIDAGNGHQAAPAAGRLPVHLMQAGIHPDTVTDIVITHAHPDHINGLIGAGDQLVFPQARVHLSQTEYDFWLSPSPDFSRSKNSPDVWLTVQQEVTKILAACAGQLQLFTGTTPLFDVLEPISAPGHTPGHYMFAIANGDKPFIHIADIVHEAVLLFSRPDWGTIFDTDFAQAAATREQVLGDLARTGQRVFGYHLPWPGFGHVQQTATGYQWVPETTR, encoded by the coding sequence ATGACACACATCGAAACGCCTGGATTTATACATTACCCGGCTGGCGCTATAGCCCTCACCGTTGTTACAGATGGTGTGGTACATTATGACAGCGATTGTTTTGCGCCGGGCATCCCCCGTGAAGCCGTACAGCAGGTACTACAGGAACGTCCTGTTGCCGCTAATGGTTTTGCTTTGACCCACAACATCCTCGTGATAAAATCGGATAGCCGCATTATACTGATAGATGCCGGCAATGGTCACCAGGCAGCTCCTGCCGCCGGGCGGCTACCGGTACACCTGATGCAGGCAGGCATCCATCCGGATACGGTTACGGATATCGTGATTACCCACGCCCATCCGGATCATATCAACGGACTTATCGGAGCAGGCGACCAACTGGTATTTCCACAGGCCCGGGTACATCTGTCGCAGACAGAATACGATTTCTGGCTTTCTCCTTCTCCGGATTTCAGTCGCAGTAAAAACAGCCCCGATGTATGGTTAACCGTGCAGCAGGAAGTAACGAAAATACTCGCCGCCTGTGCCGGACAGCTGCAATTATTCACGGGTACTACCCCTTTATTTGATGTGCTGGAACCTATCTCCGCACCAGGCCATACACCCGGGCATTATATGTTCGCGATAGCCAACGGGGATAAACCGTTTATACATATCGCCGATATTGTACATGAAGCGGTGTTGTTGTTTTCACGGCCGGATTGGGGAACCATTTTCGACACAGATTTTGCGCAGGCAGCCGCCACCCGGGAACAGGTACTGGGTGACCTGGCCCGCACCGGGCAACGCGTATTCGGCTATCACCTGCCATGGCCGGGGTTTGGCCATGTACAGCAAACCGCTACCGGGTACCAATGGGTACCTGAAACTACCAGATAG
- a CDS encoding RNA polymerase sigma factor, with protein MQTNEDQRLEALYRETFPDVARMVHQLGGDAATAKDLFHDALIIYLEKHRQHTLQIRLSAKAYLIGITRLLWYKQFRSDCRHTDLGPLEERLTVPEDFYTAPAAAEAPLLRYLKSAGEKCRQLLQAFYYDQLSIPEIATRFGYRSRHSATVQKYKCLEKVREQVKNTIQHEAIIT; from the coding sequence ATGCAAACAAACGAGGACCAACGCCTGGAAGCGCTTTACCGGGAAACCTTTCCTGATGTAGCCCGGATGGTGCATCAACTGGGAGGCGATGCTGCCACAGCGAAAGACCTCTTCCATGATGCGTTGATCATTTATCTGGAGAAACACCGTCAGCACACCTTACAAATCCGGTTGTCTGCCAAAGCCTATCTGATAGGTATTACCCGCCTGCTCTGGTACAAACAGTTCCGCAGCGATTGCCGCCATACGGATCTGGGTCCGCTCGAAGAGCGCCTGACTGTACCGGAAGATTTTTATACGGCTCCTGCGGCCGCAGAAGCTCCCTTGCTGCGCTATTTAAAAAGCGCCGGTGAAAAATGCCGGCAACTGTTGCAAGCCTTCTATTATGATCAGCTATCCATCCCGGAAATAGCCACCCGCTTTGGTTATCGCAGCCGTCATTCTGCTACCGTTCAAAAATATAAATGCCTGGAGAAAGTGAGAGAACAGGTAAAAAATACCATCCAACATGAGGCCATCATTACGTGA
- a CDS encoding class I SAM-dependent methyltransferase, with protein MTNQPTFNFLTHNQSAWDKQALAQHEWSRPVSSELTTAARNGQWEVHLTPQPLDKSWLGNIKGKRILCLASAGGQQGPILAAAGAEVTVYDLSIEQLNQDKMVAERDGLTLQTVQGDMTNLQAFAPDTFDLIFHPISNLYVPDVNGVWQACYRVLKPGGALLSSFYNPVVFIGDRNPEYKDQGIIKPRYKVPYADVKDLEPADIERKVNAGEALVFGHSLTDLIGGQTKAGFVLTGFYEDFQPRPRFLVDHYLPTFLATRAVKL; from the coding sequence ATGACGAATCAACCCACATTCAATTTTTTAACACATAATCAATCTGCCTGGGATAAACAGGCATTGGCGCAACACGAATGGTCCCGGCCCGTGAGCAGCGAGCTGACCACAGCCGCCCGCAATGGTCAGTGGGAAGTACACCTTACGCCACAACCATTGGATAAATCCTGGCTGGGCAATATTAAAGGGAAACGTATTTTATGCCTGGCCTCTGCCGGCGGACAACAAGGTCCGATTCTGGCGGCAGCCGGCGCGGAAGTAACCGTGTATGACCTTTCTATCGAACAACTGAATCAGGATAAGATGGTGGCCGAGCGCGATGGACTCACCCTGCAAACCGTACAAGGTGATATGACCAATCTGCAGGCATTTGCCCCCGACACATTCGATCTTATTTTCCACCCGATTTCCAACCTCTATGTACCTGATGTAAACGGGGTATGGCAGGCCTGCTACCGCGTATTGAAACCCGGCGGTGCGCTGTTGTCCAGCTTCTACAACCCGGTTGTATTTATCGGCGACCGCAATCCGGAATATAAAGACCAGGGTATCATCAAACCCCGGTATAAAGTTCCCTACGCGGATGTCAAAGACCTGGAACCGGCGGATATCGAACGGAAAGTAAACGCCGGAGAAGCCCTGGTATTCGGGCACTCTCTGACGGATTTGATTGGCGGACAAACCAAAGCCGGATTCGTCCTCACAGGATTTTATGAAGATTTTCAGCCCCGGCCAAGGTTTCTGGTAGATCATTATCTGCCTACTTTCCTGGCTACCCGGGCGGTAAAGTTATAA
- a CDS encoding GNAT family N-acetyltransferase, with the protein MKTFDIITTERLHLRKLDAAAYQYIFALTDDAVVMELLGLNTPAALAEEREKYRQGFTTFNRSLVQFQLLDKHTQAVIGLCGYHTWYPAHFRAEIGYAVTDEPYKGKGIMSEALKPIIQYGFEQMALNRIEAFIGPQNIASRKLVEKFHFVQEGEMREHYCKNNILENAVVYSLLKKEYSQFYQD; encoded by the coding sequence ATGAAGACATTTGATATCATCACTACAGAAAGACTGCATTTAAGAAAGCTGGATGCAGCCGCTTATCAGTATATTTTCGCGCTGACAGATGATGCCGTTGTGATGGAATTGCTCGGCCTCAACACGCCTGCTGCCCTAGCGGAAGAGCGGGAAAAGTACCGCCAGGGATTTACCACTTTCAACAGATCACTGGTACAGTTTCAGCTATTGGATAAACACACCCAGGCAGTCATTGGCTTATGCGGATATCATACCTGGTACCCCGCCCACTTTCGGGCCGAAATCGGCTATGCCGTCACCGATGAACCATACAAAGGAAAAGGCATCATGTCTGAAGCACTTAAACCTATTATTCAATATGGGTTTGAGCAGATGGCGTTAAACAGGATTGAAGCCTTTATCGGTCCACAGAACATCGCTTCCCGCAAGCTGGTGGAGAAATTCCATTTTGTGCAGGAAGGAGAAATGCGGGAGCATTATTGTAAAAACAATATCCTGGAAAATGCTGTTGTTTATTCATTACTCAAAAAAGAATATAGCCAGTTTTACCAGGATTAA
- a CDS encoding class I lanthipeptide — MKKIASKKLQLSKIKIASLSQPQQVEVKGGASSLCTRYISCGQPPSCIC; from the coding sequence ATGAAAAAGATTGCTTCCAAAAAACTGCAGCTTTCTAAGATTAAAATTGCCAGCCTTAGCCAACCACAACAAGTGGAAGTAAAAGGTGGTGCTTCTTCCCTTTGCACAAGATATATCAGCTGCGGACAACCACCTAGCTGTATCTGTTAA
- a CDS encoding polysaccharide lyase family 8 super-sandwich domain-containing protein — translation MKIKWRILAALLAVLTIHVPAAGKGRDTIPTVYDSVMTNIRQIQWAGVKDTAALRLTVAGLLNTIQTDGSWTDINYADRAQTNWTPVAHLDRLRSMALAYTRAGGYYYGNAQLQQRIAAGLAYWYSAHPTSTNWYMQQIASPQRVGVILILMRTGLLPLPDTTVQQLLGRMATEGGRPDQSGSQGTGANKLDIATHWIYRGCLAGDAAVLSFGVAQAYYPLFMTTGEGIQYDMSYLQHGMQLYIGGYGSVLLNGEVSVALFTVGTSYALAGSRLALLSSFMRNTFLPVIRGQYFHFDVLGRGVSRNNALLQSGMAGTAASMKLLDPAYAPVYDSAISRLTGVQPAEFGVQAGHSHFWKSDYALHVRPAYSFDVRTVSARTLRNENGNGENLKGYFLADGATNIATTGNEYYNIFPVWDWNRIPGVTAPLLNTIPVPAQWGTAGTSTFTGGVSDSLYGVTTYAYTDNNYSINTTAKKSWFFFNDEIVCLGAGITATAAGEVNTTVNQCLLDGPVTVSAGGATTVLNKGSRSYPGNLRWALHHGIGYLFPQGGAVHLANEQQAGTWKAINNTSAADTVRMDVFKLWLNHGGQPVNNSYAYMILPGKQSAADMEAYDTTNIRILANTDSVQVVRHQGLGIWQLVFFRAATYTGAGVTIRANAGCALILKNIGTPQVTVHLADPSQLKSSIALRLQLPGITGEKHLVMNLPTTPYAGATVRGVVNAQTPDYTEPAPENIQRIYAVADAYVNDGANAAVNYGTASTLIIKKDNTGYNREVYTKFPLPAMDTSRIARVTFQLQVKNANISVTNTNWQVNAVADNSWTELGINWNNKPASTVLPGLFPGSPVGTAVEFDITARVKDVISGSQPLLSLHTVATARGDGKTDAGFYSRETADSALQPQLKIYLKPLSSLAGKTFMENTDKKRTGGTVITVTPNPATDVVYISGGATGPAVLTDGRGQVLKRIQLTAGARTTLDVSGLPPGIYYFKSLSSTVAQKLLIVR, via the coding sequence ATGAAAATCAAATGGAGGATACTGGCAGCCCTGCTGGCTGTCCTGACTATCCATGTACCTGCTGCCGGCAAAGGAAGAGATACCATTCCTACGGTGTATGATTCTGTTATGACCAACATCCGGCAAATACAGTGGGCCGGTGTGAAAGACACAGCTGCCCTGCGCCTCACGGTAGCCGGATTGCTGAACACCATACAGACCGATGGTTCCTGGACCGACATCAACTATGCGGACCGGGCACAAACCAACTGGACGCCGGTGGCTCACCTGGATCGTCTCCGCAGCATGGCGCTGGCCTATACCCGGGCCGGTGGCTATTACTATGGTAACGCACAACTGCAGCAACGGATTGCGGCCGGCCTGGCTTATTGGTACAGCGCACATCCTACCAGCACCAACTGGTATATGCAGCAAATCGCCAGCCCGCAACGGGTGGGCGTTATATTGATCCTGATGCGCACTGGCCTGTTACCGCTACCCGATACCACCGTACAGCAACTGCTGGGCCGGATGGCAACAGAAGGCGGGCGGCCGGACCAAAGCGGATCACAGGGTACAGGCGCCAACAAACTGGATATTGCTACCCACTGGATATACCGGGGGTGTCTGGCCGGTGATGCCGCAGTCTTATCATTCGGTGTGGCCCAGGCTTATTACCCGCTTTTTATGACTACAGGAGAAGGCATACAATATGATATGTCTTACCTGCAACATGGTATGCAGCTTTACATCGGCGGCTATGGCTCGGTACTGCTGAACGGAGAAGTGAGTGTAGCGCTGTTCACCGTAGGTACGTCCTATGCGTTGGCGGGCAGCAGACTGGCACTCCTCAGCAGTTTTATGCGCAACACTTTTCTACCCGTAATACGTGGCCAGTATTTTCATTTTGATGTACTGGGGCGTGGGGTCAGCCGGAACAATGCCCTGTTGCAATCAGGAATGGCGGGTACCGCCGCCAGTATGAAGTTGCTGGACCCTGCCTATGCACCGGTATATGATTCGGCTATCAGCAGGCTTACCGGCGTACAACCCGCGGAATTTGGCGTACAGGCTGGCCACAGCCATTTCTGGAAGTCCGATTACGCCCTGCATGTAAGGCCTGCCTACAGCTTTGATGTAAGAACAGTATCTGCCCGCACGCTGCGTAATGAAAACGGCAACGGCGAAAACCTGAAAGGATATTTTCTGGCAGATGGCGCTACCAACATCGCCACTACCGGCAACGAGTATTACAATATTTTTCCGGTGTGGGACTGGAACCGGATTCCCGGTGTTACGGCGCCGTTGTTAAACACCATTCCCGTACCTGCACAATGGGGCACAGCGGGTACCTCCACCTTTACCGGCGGAGTATCAGATAGTTTGTACGGCGTAACTACCTATGCTTATACAGATAATAACTATAGCATTAATACGACCGCAAAAAAATCCTGGTTCTTTTTCAATGACGAAATAGTATGCCTGGGCGCTGGTATCACTGCTACGGCTGCAGGGGAAGTAAATACCACCGTGAACCAGTGTTTATTGGATGGGCCGGTAACGGTATCCGCAGGTGGTGCTACCACGGTATTGAATAAAGGAAGCCGTAGTTATCCGGGGAATCTCCGCTGGGCATTGCACCATGGCATCGGCTATTTGTTCCCGCAGGGCGGCGCTGTGCATCTGGCCAACGAACAACAGGCCGGTACCTGGAAAGCGATCAATAATACTTCCGCTGCCGATACGGTACGTATGGATGTATTTAAACTGTGGTTGAATCACGGCGGGCAACCCGTTAATAACAGTTACGCCTATATGATATTGCCAGGCAAACAATCCGCGGCGGATATGGAGGCGTATGATACCACCAACATCCGGATACTGGCAAACACCGATTCGGTGCAGGTAGTCAGACATCAGGGACTGGGTATCTGGCAGCTGGTATTTTTCCGGGCGGCTACCTATACGGGAGCAGGCGTGACGATCCGGGCCAATGCCGGCTGTGCGCTCATCCTGAAAAATATCGGTACGCCCCAGGTAACAGTACACCTGGCCGATCCGTCGCAGCTGAAAAGCAGTATTGCCCTGCGTTTGCAGCTACCGGGTATCACCGGCGAAAAACACCTGGTGATGAACCTGCCAACTACGCCCTACGCCGGCGCCACGGTGAGGGGAGTGGTGAATGCCCAGACACCGGACTATACGGAGCCGGCGCCGGAAAATATACAGCGTATCTACGCGGTAGCAGATGCCTATGTGAATGATGGCGCCAACGCTGCGGTGAACTACGGTACCGCCAGTACGCTGATCATCAAAAAAGATAATACCGGCTACAACCGGGAAGTATATACGAAATTTCCATTGCCAGCCATGGATACCTCCCGGATAGCGCGCGTTACATTTCAACTGCAGGTGAAAAACGCCAATATTTCAGTGACCAATACCAACTGGCAGGTGAATGCCGTAGCAGATAACAGCTGGACGGAGCTGGGAATTAACTGGAATAACAAACCTGCTTCCACGGTTCTACCAGGCCTTTTTCCCGGTAGTCCGGTAGGTACGGCGGTGGAATTTGATATTACTGCCCGGGTGAAGGACGTGATCAGCGGCAGCCAGCCTTTGTTGTCACTGCATACAGTGGCTACTGCCCGGGGCGACGGAAAAACGGATGCGGGTTTCTATTCCCGGGAAACGGCGGATAGCGCTTTGCAGCCGCAGCTGAAGATATACCTGAAACCCTTGTCATCGCTGGCAGGGAAGACATTCATGGAAAATACCGACAAGAAACGTACGGGTGGAACCGTTATAACGGTAACGCCTAATCCGGCTACGGATGTGGTATATATCAGTGGCGGAGCTACAGGGCCGGCCGTACTCACCGACGGCCGGGGACAGGTGCTGAAACGGATACAGCTGACCGCCGGCGCCCGTACGACGCTGGATGTATCAGGGCTGCCACCGGGTATTTATTATTTTAAATCCCTTTCGTCAACGGTGGCGCAAAAACTACTGATTGTCAGATAA
- a CDS encoding winged helix-turn-helix transcriptional regulator, with the protein MTKTKARKTKDFNPNNCAVTYCINIIGGKWKPIIIHLIRNEHNRYSLMLKMITAISKQTLTNQLRELEADGIVERVIFAEMPPRVEYRITPLGSSLLPIIDAMKLWGRKQMNQTT; encoded by the coding sequence ATGACGAAAACAAAGGCCCGTAAGACGAAAGATTTTAATCCGAATAACTGCGCTGTCACTTATTGTATCAATATTATCGGCGGGAAATGGAAACCTATTATTATACACCTGATTCGTAATGAACATAACCGGTATAGTCTGATGCTGAAAATGATTACAGCCATCAGCAAACAAACGCTCACCAACCAGTTGAGAGAACTGGAAGCAGATGGTATCGTAGAACGGGTCATCTTTGCGGAGATGCCGCCCCGGGTAGAGTACCGGATTACACCGCTGGGTAGTAGCCTGTTACCGATTATCGATGCCATGAAGCTGTGGGGCCGGAAACAGATGAACCAAACAACATAA
- a CDS encoding ClpP family protease, with protein MPIIPTVIDGSTRSAYDIYSLLLKERIIFLGTAIDEHSANLVVAQLLYLDSENHHPIRLYISSPGGVIYAGFAIYDTMRMLKSPVSTVAVGFTGSFGTMLLTAGARGQRYALPHATIHMHPASGGAKGYTEDVRIAYHEQERLEQQIFLMIAKNTGHTVAEIEAAYQRDRFMNALEAKAFGLVDEVLGDVQDLLLWEHIRFPTDTLPLLKQIGHS; from the coding sequence ATGCCCATTATACCCACAGTTATAGACGGTAGCACCCGAAGCGCCTACGACATTTACAGCCTGTTGCTGAAAGAACGTATCATTTTCCTGGGCACCGCTATCGATGAACATTCCGCCAATCTGGTCGTAGCACAGCTATTGTACCTCGACAGCGAAAACCATCATCCGATCCGGCTGTATATCAGTAGTCCGGGCGGCGTGATCTATGCCGGTTTTGCCATCTATGATACCATGCGGATGCTGAAATCACCGGTTTCCACAGTAGCCGTAGGTTTCACCGGCAGCTTCGGTACCATGCTGCTAACGGCAGGCGCCCGTGGTCAGCGTTATGCCCTGCCCCATGCTACTATTCACATGCACCCGGCTTCCGGCGGCGCCAAAGGCTATACGGAAGATGTGCGCATCGCCTACCACGAACAGGAACGGCTTGAACAACAGATCTTCCTGATGATCGCTAAAAACACCGGACACACGGTCGCTGAAATTGAAGCCGCTTATCAGCGCGACCGGTTCATGAATGCGCTGGAAGCAAAGGCATTCGGGCTGGTAGACGAAGTGCTGGGTGATGTACAGGACCTGTTGCTATGGGAACATATCCGTTTTCCCACCGATACCCTCCCCCTATTAAAACAGATTGGTCACTCCTGA